In a single window of the Jaculus jaculus isolate mJacJac1 chromosome 9, mJacJac1.mat.Y.cur, whole genome shotgun sequence genome:
- the Grn gene encoding progranulin isoform X1, whose translation MPPPELGPRSRQTMWTLVSWLALVVGLVAGTKCPDGQFCPVACCLDPGGDSYSCCNPLPDTRPTAVSQHLESPCQIHAQCPAGYSCLLTVSGTSSCCPFPEGVACGDGRHCCPQGFLCSADGRSCQKSDDNLLGAVQCPDSEFECPDSSTCCIMLDGSWGCCPMPQASCCEDRVHCCPHGASCDLVHTRCITPTGTYPLARKIPAQRANKAVALPSTVLCPDARSQCPDDSTCCELSSGKYGCCPMPNAICCSDHLHCCPHGTVCDLIQSKCLSKDNAVDLLTKLPARPVQEVKCDMEESCPDGNTCCRLQSGSWGCCPFPKAVCCADHIHCCPAWFQCHAETGTCELKGLRVPWMKKIAAHPSVPESRAFRSDVPCDTFTSCPSNNTCCRLVSGDWGCCPVPEGVCCSDHQHCCPHGYACTAEGHCQLGSRVVAGLEKMPARQVSLSKISDIGCDQHTSCPVGQTCCPSLRGGWACCQLPHAVCCEDHQHCCPAGYTCNVKARSCEKDAGSTQAAALLGLGSNAGNVECGQGHFCHDNQTCCRNSRKGWACCPYDQGVCCTDGRHCCPIGFRCAAKGTKCLRKETLRWDAPLRGPAPRQLL comes from the exons ATGCCACCCCCGGAGCTCGGACCCCGAAGCAG ACAAACCATGTGGACCCTGGTGAGCTGGCTAGCCTTAGTGGTAGGGTTGGTGGCTGGAACAAAGTGCCCAGATGGTCAGTTCTGTCCGGTGGCCTGCTGTCTGGACCCGGGAGGAGACAGCTACAGCTGTTGCAATCCCCTGCCA GACACACGGCCCACAGCAGTGAGCCAGCATCTGGAAAGCCCTTGCCAGATCCATGCCCAGTGCCCTGCCGGCTATTCCTGCCTCCTCACTGTCTCTGGCACCTCCAGTTGCTGCCCGTTCCCAGAG ggtgtggcATGTGGGGATGGCCGTCACTGCTGCCCCCAGGGCTTCCTCTGCAGCGCTGATGGGAGATCCTGCCAAAAGTCAG ATGACAACCTCTTGGGTGCTGTCCAGTGTCCTGACAGCGAGTTCGAATGTCCTGACTCCTCCACCTGCTGCATTATGCTGGATGGCTCCTGGGGATGCTGTCCCATGCCCCAG GCCTCTTGCTGTGAAGACAGAGTTCACTGCTGTCCCCACGGGGCCTCCTGTGACCTGGTCCACACCCGATGCATCACGCCCACAGGCACCTATCCCCTGGCAAGAAAGATTCCTGCCCAAAGGGCCAATAAGGCAG TGGCTTTGCCCTCCACCGTCTTGTGCCCTGATGCACGGTCCCAGTGCCCCGATGATTCTACCTGCTGTGAGCTGTCCAGTGGCAAGTATGGCTGCTGCCCAATGCCCAAT GCCATCTGCTGCTCTGACCACTTACACTGCTGCCCTCATGGCACTGTGTGTGACCTGATCCAAAGTAAGTGCCTCTCCAAGGACAACGCTGTGGACCTCCTGACCAAGCTGCCTGCACGCCCAG TGCAGGAGGTGAAGTGTGACATGGAGGAGAGCTGCCCAGATGGCAACACCTGCTGCCGCCTCCAGTCGGGGTCCTGGGGCTGTTGCCCGTTTCCCAAG GCTGTGTGCTGTGCAGACCACATCCACTGCTGCCCGGCGTGGTTTCAGTGCCACGCGGAGACAGGGACCTGTGAACTGAAGGGCCTCCGTGTGCCCTGGATGAAGAAGATTGCAGCCCACCCCAGCGTGCCAGAGTCCAGAGCCTTCAGGAGTGATGTCCCCTGTGATACTTTCACCAGCTGTCCCTCCAACAACACCTGCTGCCGACTTGTTTCTGGGGACTGGGGCTGTTGTCCTGTCCCAGAG GGCGTCTGCTGCTCAGACCACCAGCACTGTTGCCCCCATGGCTACGCATGTACAGCCGAAGGACATTGTCAGCTGGGGAGCAGGGTAGTAGCTGGCCTGGAGAAGATGCCCGCCCGACAGGTGTCTCTGTCCAAAATAAGTGACATCGGTTGTGACCAGCACACCAGCTGCCCAGTAGGACAGACATGCTGCCCGAGCCTGAGGGGGGGCTGGGCCTGCTGCCAGCTGCCCCAC GCGGTGTGTTGTGAGGACCACCAGCACTGCTGCCCAGCTGGGTACACCTGCAACGTGAAAGCCAGGTCCTGTGAGAAGGACGCGGGCTCCACCCAGGCTGCTGCCCTTCTGGGCCTTGGTTCTAACGCGGGGAACGTGGAGTGCGGGCAAGGGCACTTCTGCCACGACAACCAAACCTGCTGCAGAAATAGCCGGAAAGGCTGGGCCTGCTGTCCCTACGACCAG GGTGTCTGCTGTACCGACGGGCGGCACTGTTGTCCCATTGGCTTCCGCTGTGCGGCCAAGGGAACCAAATGTTTGCGAAAGGAGACTCTGCGCTGGGACGCTCCTTTGAGGGGTCCTGCCCcaagacagctgctgtga
- the Grn gene encoding progranulin isoform X2: protein MWTLVSWLALVVGLVAGTKCPDGQFCPVACCLDPGGDSYSCCNPLPDTRPTAVSQHLESPCQIHAQCPAGYSCLLTVSGTSSCCPFPEGVACGDGRHCCPQGFLCSADGRSCQKSDDNLLGAVQCPDSEFECPDSSTCCIMLDGSWGCCPMPQASCCEDRVHCCPHGASCDLVHTRCITPTGTYPLARKIPAQRANKAVALPSTVLCPDARSQCPDDSTCCELSSGKYGCCPMPNAICCSDHLHCCPHGTVCDLIQSKCLSKDNAVDLLTKLPARPVQEVKCDMEESCPDGNTCCRLQSGSWGCCPFPKAVCCADHIHCCPAWFQCHAETGTCELKGLRVPWMKKIAAHPSVPESRAFRSDVPCDTFTSCPSNNTCCRLVSGDWGCCPVPEGVCCSDHQHCCPHGYACTAEGHCQLGSRVVAGLEKMPARQVSLSKISDIGCDQHTSCPVGQTCCPSLRGGWACCQLPHAVCCEDHQHCCPAGYTCNVKARSCEKDAGSTQAAALLGLGSNAGNVECGQGHFCHDNQTCCRNSRKGWACCPYDQGVCCTDGRHCCPIGFRCAAKGTKCLRKETLRWDAPLRGPAPRQLL, encoded by the exons ATGTGGACCCTGGTGAGCTGGCTAGCCTTAGTGGTAGGGTTGGTGGCTGGAACAAAGTGCCCAGATGGTCAGTTCTGTCCGGTGGCCTGCTGTCTGGACCCGGGAGGAGACAGCTACAGCTGTTGCAATCCCCTGCCA GACACACGGCCCACAGCAGTGAGCCAGCATCTGGAAAGCCCTTGCCAGATCCATGCCCAGTGCCCTGCCGGCTATTCCTGCCTCCTCACTGTCTCTGGCACCTCCAGTTGCTGCCCGTTCCCAGAG ggtgtggcATGTGGGGATGGCCGTCACTGCTGCCCCCAGGGCTTCCTCTGCAGCGCTGATGGGAGATCCTGCCAAAAGTCAG ATGACAACCTCTTGGGTGCTGTCCAGTGTCCTGACAGCGAGTTCGAATGTCCTGACTCCTCCACCTGCTGCATTATGCTGGATGGCTCCTGGGGATGCTGTCCCATGCCCCAG GCCTCTTGCTGTGAAGACAGAGTTCACTGCTGTCCCCACGGGGCCTCCTGTGACCTGGTCCACACCCGATGCATCACGCCCACAGGCACCTATCCCCTGGCAAGAAAGATTCCTGCCCAAAGGGCCAATAAGGCAG TGGCTTTGCCCTCCACCGTCTTGTGCCCTGATGCACGGTCCCAGTGCCCCGATGATTCTACCTGCTGTGAGCTGTCCAGTGGCAAGTATGGCTGCTGCCCAATGCCCAAT GCCATCTGCTGCTCTGACCACTTACACTGCTGCCCTCATGGCACTGTGTGTGACCTGATCCAAAGTAAGTGCCTCTCCAAGGACAACGCTGTGGACCTCCTGACCAAGCTGCCTGCACGCCCAG TGCAGGAGGTGAAGTGTGACATGGAGGAGAGCTGCCCAGATGGCAACACCTGCTGCCGCCTCCAGTCGGGGTCCTGGGGCTGTTGCCCGTTTCCCAAG GCTGTGTGCTGTGCAGACCACATCCACTGCTGCCCGGCGTGGTTTCAGTGCCACGCGGAGACAGGGACCTGTGAACTGAAGGGCCTCCGTGTGCCCTGGATGAAGAAGATTGCAGCCCACCCCAGCGTGCCAGAGTCCAGAGCCTTCAGGAGTGATGTCCCCTGTGATACTTTCACCAGCTGTCCCTCCAACAACACCTGCTGCCGACTTGTTTCTGGGGACTGGGGCTGTTGTCCTGTCCCAGAG GGCGTCTGCTGCTCAGACCACCAGCACTGTTGCCCCCATGGCTACGCATGTACAGCCGAAGGACATTGTCAGCTGGGGAGCAGGGTAGTAGCTGGCCTGGAGAAGATGCCCGCCCGACAGGTGTCTCTGTCCAAAATAAGTGACATCGGTTGTGACCAGCACACCAGCTGCCCAGTAGGACAGACATGCTGCCCGAGCCTGAGGGGGGGCTGGGCCTGCTGCCAGCTGCCCCAC GCGGTGTGTTGTGAGGACCACCAGCACTGCTGCCCAGCTGGGTACACCTGCAACGTGAAAGCCAGGTCCTGTGAGAAGGACGCGGGCTCCACCCAGGCTGCTGCCCTTCTGGGCCTTGGTTCTAACGCGGGGAACGTGGAGTGCGGGCAAGGGCACTTCTGCCACGACAACCAAACCTGCTGCAGAAATAGCCGGAAAGGCTGGGCCTGCTGTCCCTACGACCAG GGTGTCTGCTGTACCGACGGGCGGCACTGTTGTCCCATTGGCTTCCGCTGTGCGGCCAAGGGAACCAAATGTTTGCGAAAGGAGACTCTGCGCTGGGACGCTCCTTTGAGGGGTCCTGCCCcaagacagctgctgtga